The following coding sequences lie in one Eremothecium sinecaudum strain ATCC 58844 chromosome IV, complete sequence genomic window:
- the GEM1 gene encoding ERMES complex Ca(2+)-binding regulatory GTPase GEM1 (Syntenic homolog of Ashbya gossypii ADR402W; Syntenic homolog of Saccharomyces cerevisiae YAL048C (GEM1)) — translation MAKERIRIVLCGDNGVGKSSLIACLVKDQFIPNLQDTLPSVTIPRDFSDSPYSPQNTILIDTTNSDLVLLKKELKNADVIWLVYSDHESYERIALYWMMMFRSLGVNLPVILCKNKCDTTSRAIPETANADEDRDTTVEDDEFIPILKAFKEVETCIKCSAKNKLNVNQAFYLCQRAITHPLAPLFDARIGELKPLAISTLKRVFLLCDKDQDGYLNNDEIYALQKKCFGKTMDINELKFLHKTLEDLAASNPKYSGCPLYVEGKGITKLGFLVLNKWYAENGRHETTWGILRAYHYTDSLSISDKVLYPKVDIADTASVELSPMGYRFLVDLFLAYDKDNDGVLNEQELQMLFKTTQGAPKLWSETCFPYSTVVNSQGFITLQGWLAQWSMTTLIDYKTTTEYLVYLGFEKDARLALHVTRPRRQRRRNGVYYRAAVTDRKVFNCYVLGNAHSGKSSLLESFLGRQFSEAYSPSIRPKIAVNSLELKGGKQYYLILQELGEQEPAILENKSKLKEYDVLCLTYDSSDPESFSYLVELIHKYQHLQTLPVVFVALKADLDKQQQRCYIQPDDFTEQLMLEHPLHTSCVWPSSLNELFIKLTEVALEPAKNTPNLTPEVVEDRSKDYWQAALVTGSLVGFVSIFAFTLSKIIRSVRSTPST, via the coding sequence ATGGCAAAGGAACGTATTAGAATAGTGCTTTGCGGTGATAATGGTGTAGGGAAGTCGAGTTTAATAGCGTGTCTCGTTAAAGACCAATTTATTCCAAATCTTCAGGATACTTTACCAAGTGTTACGATACCAAGGGATTTTTCTGATAGTCCATATTCCCCTCAGAATACTATTTTGATTGATACTACCAATTCAGACTTGGTTTTGCTTAAAAAGGAATTAAAAAATGCAGATGTCATTTGGTTGGTATACTCTGATCATGAGTCTTACGAACGTATTGCATTATATTGGATGATGATGTTTCGATCTCTTGGTGTCAATTTGCCAGTTATTTTGTGTAAAAACAAGTGCGATACGACGAGCAGGGCCATTCCGGAAACTGCAAATGCAGATGAGGATCGGGACACCACTGTTGAGGATGATGAATTTATTCCTATCTTGAAGGCCTTCAAGGAAGTTGAGACATGTATAAAATGCAGTGCGAAAAACAAGCTTAATGTTAATCAGGCTTTTTACCTTTGTCAGAGGGCAATAACGCATCCTTTGGCACCTTTATTCGATGCGCGTATTGGTGAGTTGAAGCCGTTAGCGATATCCACTTTAAAGAGAGTGTTTTTACTTTGCGATAAGGACCAAGATGGATACCTAAATAATGATGAGATATATGCTTTGCAAAAGAAATGTTTTGGCAAAACTATGGATATTAATGAGTTAAAGTTTTTACACAAGACGCTGGAGGATCTTGCTGCTTCAAATCCAAAATATTCGGGCTGTCCACTTTATGTGGAAGGTAAAGGTATAACTAAATTAGGTTTTCTAGTTCTCAATAAGTGGTATGCAGAGAATGGACGACATGAGACTACGTGGGGGATACTGCGTGCATATCACTATACAGATTCGCTTTCAATTAGTGATAAGGTGTTGTACCCAAAGGTGGATATTGCTGATACAGCTAGTGTGGAGCTCAGTCCAATGGGCTACCGTTTCCTGGTTGACTTATTCCTTGCTTATGACAAAGACAATGATGGTGTTCTCAATGAGCAAGAGTTACAAATGCTGTTCAAAACTACTCAAGGAGCACCCAAACTTTGGTCGGAAACTTGCTTTCCTTATTCTACAGTAGTAAATTCCCAAGGCTTTATCACATTACAAGGCTGGCTAGCGCAATGGAGTATGACGACACTGATCGACTATAAGACGACAACCGAATACCTTGTTTATTTGGGTTTTGAAAAGGACGCTCGGTTGGCATTACATGTCACACGACCAAGAAGACAGAGACGGAGAAATGGTGTATATTACCGTGCCGCGGTTACTGACCGTAAAGTTTTTAATTGTTACGTTCTTGGTAACGCTCATAGTGGTAAAAGCTCGCTACTGGAATCGTTTCTTGGTCGACAGTTCTCAGAAGCATACTCTCCCTCTATTAGACCTAAAATTGCAGTGAATAGTCTAGAGTTAAAGGGAGGCAAGCAATACTACTTGATTTTACAAGAATTAGGCGAGCAGGAACCAGCCATCTTGGAAAATAAGAGCAAGTTGAAGGAATATGATGTGTTGTGTTTGACATACGACTCCAGTGATCCTGAATCCTTTTCCTACCTCGTTGAGTTGATACATAAATACCAACATCTACAAACTTTGCCGGTGGTGTTTGTAGCCTTGAAGGCCGATCTAGACAAACAGCAACAGCGTTGTTATATTCAGCCAGATGATTTTACGGAACAGCTAATGCTGGAACATCCTCTGCATACTTCATGCGTATGGCCAAGCTCCCTTAATGAATTATTTATAAAACTTACTGAAGTGGCACTGGAGCCTGCAAAAAATACTCCAAATTTAACACCAGAAGTAGTTGAAGATCGCAGTAAAGATTATTGGCAAGCCGCGCTTGTGACTGGCTCGCTTGTTGGTTTTGTTTCGATATTCGCGTTTACACTATCGAAGATTATAAGAAGTGTTCGAAGCACACCTTCTACATAG
- a CDS encoding HDL183Cp (Syntenic homolog of Ashbya gossypii ADR403C; Syntenic homolog of Saccharomyces cerevisiae YAL051W (OAF1) and YOR363C (PIP2); Tandem gene triplication in Ashbya gossypii), with protein sequence MVKLKDMSVDQISDGSPDRKSKRNRISFVCQACRKSKTKCDREKPVCSRCEKNNIRCVYDIEKQRAPRVPSKDATIKRLAQELEYWKKKAGQYMGLESGEQLPRAKRMRTVDSGDEQMSVGGMDSTFVEDYPAPKVGMLLDGKEVLRPSDIMINFCEQSPQLLMKSNMKRDIKASCELAQVRQDKFLSLFISSVFASASKNALIHSIPSQDSSPNFENSTKRQNAMTMRDTMFRIATTDREREQIIQFTDRMTQGNSISESRAGFYIRMFTGFLYKHYIEDHCSKGAKYSDTLRDLIVKVEMFLPPLKNIRVYLLHFYKYVYPVVPFLEMDLFEATLADLLIEDPIGNGRVKLNIGYDNIRSKVETISILLIVLKLSWISMHFAEGYSQRSCLSLSSDVTECLASYPISDEAVTLSQRAIVSVNLFIWSNENTIACLLYLWAYFVFAPQQGDFGLGQPTEVILSLVNSMAMNIGLHRDPSMYAQLNDPSVSDPRVRNYHRKLWMSISITCRYETGLRGKYAQGLQEHTNPYMRNPEKYMEKVWADMQKPDPYCAVIHSCTFKKYQLLLMMSELDDISVYGTKALSLEKIEALLQRTQNYLDTEIPSDLTDFSSSSEFMKLNLECCSSEVIDIMKVKRILFYQTYVLTKLSILKTVTNLMLYFEKLVFDNKKEYMPYFLKYFLITVKETVQFTDLLVRQINCEIDDPYLLYMKFCNDKTAQLSVSTVLFCWLTVILRMIHSEYLLQKELQNGELIGVEDVYTTKQKLQHITAIKENTIEVLDLLCTIITKKLGLTYFSVFQILVFFDYCNQIIKKGEVLNIFSRVTQLTYHPKLRNGIYQGFGVDVNKKDNILQFLNDTTFIRQVSIQQLKAIVEFSGKIPLDMANDISPMDPIDTKISMQSTNTVAENTPLSVSSNLPFPVNNELHSFVVGQNGNDSNQEFSADFQNFSNAPLEPLISFDDLELLDYEFLFGNIG encoded by the coding sequence ATGGTAAAACTAAAGGATATGAGCGTAGATCAGATTTCGGATGGGTCTCCAGATCGTAAATCTAAACGGAATCGTATCTCTTTTGTATGTCAAGCTTGCAGGAAAAGCAAAACTAAGTGTGACCGTGAGAAGCCGGTGTGTAGTCGGTGTGAGAAGAATAATATAAGATGCGTATATGATATTGAGAAGCAACGTGCACCTCGGGTACCTAGTAAGGATGCCACTATCAAGAGACTTGCTCAGGAGTTGGAGtattggaagaagaaggcGGGGCAGTACATGGGATTGGAAAGTGGAGAACAATTACCAAGGGCGAAGAGGATGAGAACAGTAGACAGTGGTGATGAGCAAATGAGTGTCGGTGGGATGGACTCTACGTTTGTTGAAGATTACCCTGCACCGAAGGTGGGGATGTTGCTTGACGGGAAGGAGGTTTTACGGCCTAGTGATATTATGATCAACTTTTGCGAGCAGTCTCCACAGCTGCTTATGAAAAGTAATATGAAGCGGGACATTAAGGCATCCTGTGAGTTGGCTCAGGTGCGCCAGGATAAGTTTttatcgttatttatttcTTCTGTGTTCGCGAGTGCATCGAAAAATGCGCTTATACACTCAATTCCGTCTCAAGACAGCTCGCCCAACTTTGAAAACTCTACAAAGAGGCAGAATGCTATGACCATGAGGGACACTATGTTCCGTATAGCTACCACGGATCGCGAGAGAGAGCAGATAATACAGTTTACGGATCGGATGACACAGGGGAATTCGATATCTGAGAGTAGGGCGGGGTTTTACATCCGCATGTTCACCGGCTTTCTTTACAAACACTACATTGAGGACCACTGCTCAAAGGGAGCAAAATACTCGGATACGCTAAGGGACTTGATCGTAAAGGTGGAGATGTTCCTACCTCCGTTGAAAAACATCCGAGTATATTTGCTTCATTTTTATAAGTACGTTTATCCCGTTGTTCCGTTCCTAGAAATGGATCTGTTTGAAGCGACTTTGGCAGACCTGCTTATAGAAGATCCAATTGGAAATGGAAGGGTCAAGCTGAATATTGGGTACGACAATATAAGGTCGAAGGTGGAGACAATTTCTATTCTGCTTATTGTTCTTAAACTATCTTGGATTTCAATGCACTTCGCTGAGGGATATTCTCAGCGCAGTTGTTTATCCTTGAGTAGCGATGTTACAGAGTGTCTAGCTTCTTATCCTATCTCCGACGAAGCGGTGACGTTATCTCAACGAGCAATTGTGAGTGTCAACTTGTTCATTTGGTCAAATGAAAATACGATTGCATGTCTGCTCTACTTATGGGCTTATTTTGTCTTTGCTCCGCAACAGGGCGACTTCGGGTTGGGTCAACCAACGGAGGTCATACTAAGTCTAGTGAATTCTATGGCCATGAATATTGGTTTACACAGGGATCCTTCGATGTATGCACAGTTAAATGATCCTTCAGTTAGCGATCCCCGCGTGAGAAACTACCATCGAAAACTCTGGATGAGTATATCTATTACATGTAGGTATGAAACAGGCCTCAGAGGTAAGTATGCACAAGGACTTCAGGAACATACCAATCCTTATATGCGGAACCCTGAAAAGTACATGGAAAAGGTCTGGGCTGATATGCAGAAGCCTGACCCTTATTGCGCTGTGATCCATTCCTGTACTTTCAAGAAGTATCAACTTCTACTGATGATGTCAGAGTTGGACGATATATCTGTTTACGGAACGAAGGCTTTATCATTGGAAAAGATCGAGGCCCTGTTGCAAAGAACGCAGAATTATTTGGATACTGAAATTCCATCAGACTTGACTGATTTTAGCTCTAGCTCAGAATTTATGAAATTAAATTTAGAGTGTTGTTCAAGTGAGGTAATAGATATCATGAAGGTGAAAAGAATACTCTTCTACCAGACGTACGTGTTAACAAAGTTATCTATACTGAAGACTGTGACTAATTTGATGCTCTATTTTGAGAAATTAGTCTTTGATAACAAAAAGGAGTATATGCCTTACTTTCTCAAGTATTTCTTAATTACAGTCAAGGAAACTGTACAGTTTACTGATTTATTGGTGCGGCAGATAAACTGCGAGATAGACGATCCATACCTTTTATACATGAAGTTTTGCAATGACAAAACAGCCCAATTGAGTGTATCGACGGTTCTTTTCTGTTGGTTAACTGTAATTTTAAGGATGATCCATTCGGAATACTTACTGCAAAAAGAATTGCAGAATGGAGAGTTGATTGGAGTTGAGGATGTTTATACAACTAAGCAAAAATTACAACATATTACGGCCATTAAGGAGAATACTATAGAAGTACTTGATCTACTGTGCACAATTATAACTAAAAAATTGGGATTGACATACTTCTCTGTATTCCAAATTCTAGTGTTCTTTGATTATTGCAACcaaattattaaaaaagGTGAAGTATTAAATATATTCTCTAGGGTGACGCAATTAACGTACCATCCAAAGCTCAGAAATGGTATCTATCAGGGCTTTGGGGTTGATGTCAATAAAAAAGACAATATCCTGCAGTTCCTAAATGATACTACGTTCATTAGACAGGTTAGTATACAGCAGTTAAAAGCTATAGTGGAATTTTCTGGTAAAATTCCCTTGGATATGGCAAATGACATCTCCCCTATGGATCCTATTGATACGAAAATATCAATGCAAAGCACTAATACTGTTGCAGAGAACACTCCCCTGTCAGTGTCTAGTAACCTTCCATTTCCAGTCAATAACGAACTTCATTCATTCGTTGTTGGACAGAACGGAAATGATAGCAACCAAGAATTCAGTGCTGACTTCCAAAACTTCTCTAATGCTCCATTAGAACCTCTAATATCATTTGATGATTTAGAGTTATTGGATTATGAATTTTTGTTTGGAAACATTGGATAA
- a CDS encoding HDL182Cp (Syntenic homolog of Ashbya gossypii ADR404C; Syntenic homolog of Saccharomyces cerevisiae YAL051W (OAF1) and YOR363C (PIP2); Tandem gene triplication in Ashbya gossypii) — MRTIKTTGKAVLKRKLSYVCTVCKKCKSKCDKLKPSCSRCLSLGLECSYDIEKQLADDPNSKDEILRDLEEELAYWKKKSKDIEEARCQGVGNVSELGKSSILGILPEFSSILSNTNIDELKFNCYIQSAFHRNAKSFMFKDYKLNYLIGNSVIDRFLSPLLDRIIENNLEHAKDLHGDQDETISHVIMFKVLEKQVIHEYEPSENLNKIMKDIEDIRDQRYTGDSTKAGFFFAIAVNSMEFVRIEDINLRGYYSANLQYILDNSEKNLPSYEVIEYHKRNFYKHVYPIVPVIEISIFEECLADIIKRDPEDSGKVKIDFGKYNLRHKLINLSILMVVLAISSYHEDSCSVHESPNMHQPGSGIYGELLFLSKMCIAHLDVIHQPDEQHLTCLILLWYSCTIHPEFRSTVTKLEAADILMGLIVNIGGELGLCNDPLEYYQFKEGLVDRRLINYRRKLGISVMPIVMYHIDLTSMYPNKVSHFSIFKHVQDMSDDLIPNYLWRVAKDMVQYSHFELEVHKITLVRHILCKWMDDLNMLKKSKSYCMNLTEIKRLSSTIFDVLTANFPLQNASAPPQPKAILDLGYDTVEIDLSSHMANMTIIYHLSYYLLNLQLERSLVYCIERSTKILPGNVPAFYHQRFLNITKYIMCIFQVSNNYHHRKYSLLPTSTHSTMVHHLVHVTLTISAYAAFSLYLKFAHAEYVIITNPSYKQQLYKNLPASSCVRIKQLYSNIVDQIIAFIENNREMGFESLFQSWLVLKQLQNFKDSGLALNILLSKTDSVPQDQNYNASNNWFAYLLQHLAKMLIDHLEQNDQLLQLLQNCQYTHFSTNISSPLIPLLKHFARDEIQPISSNYHPVSSGYERDLPREFFSPDTLF; from the coding sequence ATGAGGACCATTAAGACAACTGGGAAAGCTGTTCTAAAACGTAAGCTCTCATACGTCTGCACTGTGTGCAAAAAATGTAAATCAAAATGTGATAAACTCAAGCCCAGTTGCAGTAGATGTTTGTCGCTCGGACTCGAGTGCAGTTATGACATTGAAAAGCAGTTGGCAGACGATCCTAACAGCAAAGACGAGATCTTAAGAGATCTGGAAGAAGAGCTGGCGTACTGGAAAAAGAAGAGCaaagatattgaagagGCACGCTGCCAAGGAGTAGGTAATGTTTCCGAACTTGGTAAAAGTAGCATCCTTGGCATTCTTCCGGAGTTTTCAAGTATCCTCTCTAATACGAATATCGATGAGCTGAAATTCAATTGCTACATACAGAGTGCATTCCATAGGAATGCTAAGTCGTTTATGTTCAAGGATTACAAGTTGAATTATCTGATCGGCAATAGCGTCATCGACAGGTTTCTAAGCCCGCTTTTGGACCGCATCATAGAGAACAACTTGGAACATGCTAAGGATCTACATGGAGACCAAGATGAGACTATATCACACGTAATCATGTTTAAGGTCCTCGAGAAACAGGTTATTCACGAATATGAGCCCTCTGAGAATTTAAACAAGATTATGAAGGATATTGAGGACATTCGTGACCAGCGGTATACTGGGGATAGTACGAAGGCGGGATTCTTCTTTGCAATTGCTGTGAATTCAATGGAGTTTGTTCGTATAGAAGATATAAATCTACGAGGCTACTATTCTGCAAACTTACAATACATCCTGGATAACTCAGAGAAGAACTTACCAAGTTACGAAGTTATAGAATACCATAAACGTAATTTTTACAAGCATGTCTATCCTATTGTACCTGTTATTGAGATCTCTATATTCGAAGAGTGTCTGGCAGACATTATAAAACGGGATCCAGAGGACAGTGGAAAGGTGAAGATCGACTTCGGGAAGTATAATCTCAGGCACAAGCTTATCAATCTTTCTATACTAATGGTTGTTTTGGCGATTTCAAGTTACCACGAAGACTCATGTTCCGTGCATGAAAGTCCGAATATGCACCAACCAGGTAGCGGCATCTATGGCGAACTTTTATTCCTATCAAAAATGTGTATCGCTCATTTGGATGTCATTCATCAGCCTGATGAGCAGCATCTGACCTGTCTGATTCTGCTATGGTACTCGTGTACCATACATCCGGAATTCCGCAGTACTGTAACCAAACTGGAGGCTGCAGACATCCTAATGGGACTTATTGTAAACATCGGTGGCGAACTAGGCCTGTGCAATGACCCTCTGGAGTACTACCAGTTCAAGGAAGGCTTGGTGGATCGGCGGCTGATAAATTATCGCAGAAAATTGGGCATAAGCGTCATGCCAATAGTCATGTATCACATCGATCTAACCTCCATGTACCCGAACAAAGTCAGCCACTTCAGCATCTTTAAACACGTCCAAGATATGAGTGACGACCTGATACCAAACTATCTCTGGAGGGTGGCAAAGGACATGGTACAGTATAGTCACTTTGAGTTAGAGGTTCACAAAATAACGCTTGTACGGCATATCCTTTGCAAATGGATGGACGACCTCAACATGCTCAAGAAATCCAAGAGCTATTGCATGAACCTGACGGAAATCAAGCGTCTCTCATCAACCATATTCGATGTCCTGACCGCTAACTTCCCCCTTCAGAACGCCAGTGCTCCTCCCCAGCCAAAGGCAATCCTAGATCTCGGTTACGATACGGTAGAAATAGATTTATCGTCTCATATGGCAAACATGACTATTATTTACCACCTGTCCTACTATCTACTGAATCTACAGCTCGAAAGATCCCTGGTATACTGTATAGAACGGTCCACCAAGATTCTGCCAGGAAACGTTCCAGCGTTTTACCACCAACGCTTCTTGAACATTACAAAATACATCATGTGCATATTCCAAGTTTCCAACAACTATCATCATCGAAAGTACTCTTTACTACCTACAAGCACACACTCAACCATGGTTCATCACCTTGTCCACGTCACCCTCACCATCTCTGCATATGCTGCCTTCTCTTTATACTTAAAATTCGCTCACGCAGAGTACGTCATAATCACCAACCCATCCTACAAGCAGCAGCTATACAAAAATCTACCAGCCTCTTCATGCGTACGCATAAAGCAGCTCTACAGCAATATCGTCGACCAAATTATTGCATTCATAGAAAATAACCGAGAGATGGGGTTCGAGTCACTTTTCCAGAGTTGGCTTGTCCTAAAGCAACTCCAGAACTTTAAAGATTCCGGCCTTGCTCTGAACATACTATTGTCCAAGACTGACTCGGTCCCTCAGGACCAAAACTACAATGCGTCAAATAATTGGTTCGCGTACCTGCTTCAGCATCTAGCCAAAATGTTAATTGATCACCTAGAACAAAATGACCAACTATTACAGCTCCTACAAAATTGCCAATATACACATTTCAGCACTAATATATCATCCCCACTAATTCCATTACTAAAGCACTTTGCGCGAGATGAAATACAGCCTATATCTTCTAATTACCATCCCGTTAGTTCCGGATATGAGCGCGATTTACCTAGGGAGTTTTTCAGTCCGGATACACTTTTCTAA
- a CDS encoding Zn(II)2Cys6 transcription factor domain-containing protein (Syntenic homolog of Ashbya gossypii ADR405C; Syntenic homolog of Saccharomyces cerevisiae YAL051W (OAF1) and YOR363C (PIP2); Tandem gene triplication in Ashbya gossypii), which translates to MGVTKKSKRNKLSFVCQTCRKSKTKCDKLKPSCTGCIKYGYICVYDVETQARPKSRSKDSRILQLRRELEYWKSKAMGYSNQWGLNLLEWPKMRPIIEDSCPNDPVVNFHSSFPMLVLEGQCKHSTSPFSALSYMGKDVYLFLFWSSISPRMSAAETKLRIEKMARSTNSPNAARFVRRLLYGREKQNSRYTIDEFRTVCSEFNHIEDSCGPDFVYSEKFKSIKDFYEANLPKLDVIRLYLRYFYREVYPLLPLLEIPLFEEVIREVLVDGAEYGTNLHLNFGNTELRKKLVHIFLLAFILGITDISMEVARARGIQLDLDPLILSFVKVPGTDRMFGLMNYTLTTFNIVYWVDEYTMLTHLYRYVYSMISAELAIPCEMDPVDSHDMISWYSNVIGLDTFPDDLEASTLNDARLLNLRRKLWLGVEICCNYERRSDGRRTQHLSPSSEDDSSVKFSHSQEDFKIERFLQKAYSDNLLEYNILLAFYQKHKYCFVGTVLDLAYIRLDNSSVKLSDANRALNECRRVAEQLILSSRVKKNMSFKFEGLYDIQVDLVKSYNTHFYHSRIILMETCVLTTSSLYLYFEGQLTKDNNPGAAVHYNTYFKQAFHDVIEATIFAASYLEGEVDLLPGAHFVTYYMVENMMVRCLQVVFGIMLRLCHAEEVVWKCLYNCNQYSSQKAMSDMRLKLESRFRLVRQIKGDLQNFLTIIHDLVSKWLRWTLFSCFKRLLTFDLALDMIQEEKIMKFLHAPNRERLAHWGLKSNLEVMESTNIFITAELGYLEGLCGVLNTLNVKDFNIKHQNPMRKA; encoded by the coding sequence ATGGGCGTTACAAAAAAATCGAAAAGGAATAAGCTATCGTTTGTCTGCCAAACATGTAGAAAGTCGAAAACTAAGTGTGATAAGCTTAAACCTTCATGTACAGGCTGTATTAAATATGGCTACATATGCGTTTACGATGTTGAGACTCAAGCAAGGCCAAAATCTAGGAGTAAGGACTCCAGGATTTTACAGTTGAGACGAGAGCTTGAATACTGGAAATCGAAAGCGATGGGGTATTCGAATCAGTGGGGTTTAAATTTATTAGAATGGCCTAAAATGCGACCAATTATTGAAGACAGCTGCCCGAATGACCCAGTGGTAAATTTTCACAGCAGCTTTCCTATGTTAGTCTTGGAAGGACAGTGTAAACATAGTACTTCGCCATTCTCTGCACTATCTTATATGGGTAAAGATGTTTACCTCTTTCTTTTTTGGTCATCAATCTCGCCTCGCATGAGTGCCGCAGAGACTAAACTACGAATTGAAAAAATGGCACGTTCTACAAATTCTCCTAATGCAGCAAGATTTGTTAGGAGGCTATTGTACGGACGGGAGAAGCAGAATTCTAGATATACTATAGATGAGTTTCGAACTGTTTGTTCAGAATTCAACCATATCGAAGACTCCTGTGGGCCAGATTTTGTCTATTCGGAGAAATTCAAAAGTATTAAGGACTTCTACGAGGCGAATTTACCCAAACTTGATGTCATAAGATTGTATCTACGCTACTTTTATCGAGAGGTCTACCCTCTTCTCCCTCTTTTGGAGATTCCCCTATTCGAGGAAGTCATACGCGAAGTCCTAGTGGATGGAGCTGAGTATGGCACTAATTTGCATCTCAACTTTGGGAATACCGAACTGCGGAAGAAACTGGTGCATATTTTCTTGCTTGCGTTTATCCTTGGGATTACAGATATCTCAATGGAGGTCGCTAGGGCCAGAGGTATACAATTGGACTTGGATCCTCTAATACTTTCTTTTGTCAAGGTCCCTGGTACTGACCGCATGTTTGGCTTGATGAACTACACCTTAACAACATTTAATATAGTATACTGGGTGGATGAGTACACGATGTTGACACATCTTTATAGATATGTATACTCGATGATTTCCGCGGAACTAGCAATTCCATGTGAAATGGACCCAGTAGACTCACATGATATGATATCGTGGTATTCCAACGTCATCGGTCTAGATACATTTCCTGATGATTTGGAGGCGAGTACCCTCAACGATGCACGGCTATTGAACTTGAGACGCAAACTATGGCTTGGTGTGGAAATATGCTGCAACTATGAACGAAGAAGCGACGGTAGGCGAACTCAACATCTCAGCCCTTCGAGCGAGGATGATTCATCCGTTAAATTTAGTCACTCGCAAGAGGACTTCAAGATAGAGAGGTTTCTACAGAAAGCGTACTCTGATAATTTGCTGGAGTATAACATACTGCTAGCTTTTTACCAGAAACACAAGTATTGTTTTGTCGGTACGGTGCTCGATCTGGCTTACATCAGGCTAGATAACAGTTCTGTTAAATTATCAGATGCTAATCGGGCGTTAAATGAATGCAGAAGGGTCGCAGAGCAGCTTATTCTTTCCTCAAGGGTTAAAAAGAACATGTCTTTCAAGTTTGAAGGCCTCTACGATATCCAAGTTGACCTAGTAAAGTCCTACAACACGCATTTTTACCATTCGCGCATAATTCTCATGGAAACATGTGTTTTAACCACTTCTTCTCTATACTTGTACTTCGAAGGCCAGTTGACAAAAGACAATAATCCAGGCGCCGCTGTGCACTACAACACTTACTTCAAACAGGCATTTCACGATGTAATAGAAGCAACTATCTTCGCTGCCAGCTACTTAGAAGGGGAAGTCGATCTTTTGCCTGGTGCCCACTTCGTTACCTACTACATGGTAGAAAATATGATGGTCAGGTGCTTACAAGTGGTGTTCGGTATTATGCTGAGGCTGTGCCATGCAGAGGAAGTCGTCTGGAAATGCCTGTACAACTGCAACCAATACTCCTCTCAAAAGGCAATGTCTGATATGCGGCTAAAGCTCGAGTCCCGCTTTAGACTCGTGAGACAAATAAAAGGAGACTTACAGAATTTCCTAACGATCATACACGATCTCGTGTCTAAGTGGCTACGTTGGACCCTATTTTCCTGTTTCAAGCGCCTGTTAACATTCGACTTAGCCCTAGATATGATTCAAGAAGagaaaataatgaaattCCTTCATGCTCCAAATCGAGAAAGACTTGCCCATTGGGGGCTTAAATCCAATTTAGAGGTTATGGAGAGTACAAACATATTCATAACAGCTGAACTAGGGTATCTAGAAGGGCTCTGCGGAGTTTTGAACACTCTGAATGTGAAAGATTTTAATATCAAACATCAGAATCCCATGCGGAAAGCGTGA